In Patagioenas fasciata isolate bPatFas1 chromosome 2, bPatFas1.hap1, whole genome shotgun sequence, a single window of DNA contains:
- the CCDC102B gene encoding coiled-coil domain-containing protein 102B isoform X6, giving the protein MQEILLFIHVSVALRSKRSSANPEGVKLVCESNPNLNSVQKLMEEMQVLGTQTRQPYKLSGDCLPVGRLCNSNLSSQSFYPCSSHYPYMYKNYSSDWEIFEAVRIRELEEVKARAAQMEKTMRWWSDCTANWREKWSKVRAERNKAREEARQLRIKLDSVAKELSMLKKINQDLVSEKENVENVATCKTEFSCPELSYIKKDLNQLTFLEQEPREVLSKTNRILGAEDTKKDVNLIKDEGNHSKKITPKPPDSFFNGIPSISLEEPEKSLDNSAKTIENDLIYVLRSHLAEMQKILQKEREMNVFLEKEMEKTENELFLWKWKYEELRQTKLESLKQLQEEANRLGRPREDKGETKRTFPGSPEHLQ; this is encoded by the exons ATGCAGGAAATTCTGTTGTTTATACATGTGTCTGTAGCATTGAGAAGCAAGAGGAGCTCAGCAAACCCAGAGG gaGTGAAATTAGTTTGTGaatcaaacccaaatttaaactCTGTTCAGAAACTAATGGAAGAGATGCAGGTTTTGGGGACCCAAACAAGACAACCTTATAAATTATCTGGGGATTGCTTACCAGTTGGCCGTCTGTGTAATTCAAATCTGTCATCTCAAAGTTTCTACCCATGTTCATCTCATTACccatatatgtataaaaattacAGCAGTGACTGGGAAATTTTTGAAGCAGTAAGAATTCGGGAACTGGaagaagtcaaagccagagctGCCCAAATGGAGAAAACCATGCGTTGGTGGTCAGATTGTACTGCTAACTGGAGGGAAAAATGGAGCAAAGTTAGAGCAGAAAGAAATAAAGCCCGAGAGGAAGCACGACAACTGAGAATCAAATTAGACAGTGTTGCAAAAGAACTGagtatgcttaaaaaaataaatcaagatttAGTAAGTGAGAAGGAAAATGTAGAAAATGTAGCTACTTGCAAAACAGAATTCAGTTGCCCAGAATTATCTTATATTAAAAAAGACCTAAACCAGTTAACATTTCTGGAACAAGAACCTCGGGAAGTACTGAGCAAAACCAACAGGATTCTTGGAGCAGAAGACACGAAGAAG gaTGTAAACTTAATCAAAGATGAAGGCAATCACAGTAAAAAAATCACTCCAAAGCCTCCTGATTCCTTTTTCAATGGAATTCCAAGCATCTCTTTGGAGGAACCTGAAAAAAGTTTGGATAATTCAGCTAAGACAATAGAGAATGATTTAATATATGTTTTGCGCTCGCATTTGGCAGAGATGCAGAAAATCTTACAGAAGGAAAGAGA aATGAATgtttttctggaaaaagaaatggaaaagacagaaaatgaattatttctttgGAAATGGAAATATGAAGAACTGAGACAAACTAAGCTGGAAAGCCTGAAACAG CTGCAGGAAGAAGCAAACAGGCTGGGCAGGCCCAGGGAAGACAAAGGGGAGACTAAGAGGACATTCCCAGGGTCCCCAGAG
- the CCDC102B gene encoding coiled-coil domain-containing protein 102B isoform X7, translating to MQEILLFIHVSVALRSKRSSANPEGVKLVCESNPNLNSVQKLMEEMQVLGTQTRQPYKLSGDCLPVGRLCNSNLSSQSFYPCSSHYPYMYKNYSSDWEIFEAVRIRELEEVKARAAQMEKTMRWWSDCTANWREKWSKVRAERNKAREEARQLRIKLDSVAKELSMLKKINQDLVSEKENVENVATCKTEFSCPELSYIKKDLNQLTFLEQEPREVLSKTNRILGAEDTKKDVNLIKDEGNHSKKITPKPPDSFFNGIPSISLEEPEKSLDNSAKTIENDLIYVLRSHLAEMQKILQKEREMNVFLEKEMEKTENELFLWKWKYEELRQTKLESLKQLQEEANRLGRPREDKGETKRTFPGSPEIT from the exons ATGCAGGAAATTCTGTTGTTTATACATGTGTCTGTAGCATTGAGAAGCAAGAGGAGCTCAGCAAACCCAGAGG gaGTGAAATTAGTTTGTGaatcaaacccaaatttaaactCTGTTCAGAAACTAATGGAAGAGATGCAGGTTTTGGGGACCCAAACAAGACAACCTTATAAATTATCTGGGGATTGCTTACCAGTTGGCCGTCTGTGTAATTCAAATCTGTCATCTCAAAGTTTCTACCCATGTTCATCTCATTACccatatatgtataaaaattacAGCAGTGACTGGGAAATTTTTGAAGCAGTAAGAATTCGGGAACTGGaagaagtcaaagccagagctGCCCAAATGGAGAAAACCATGCGTTGGTGGTCAGATTGTACTGCTAACTGGAGGGAAAAATGGAGCAAAGTTAGAGCAGAAAGAAATAAAGCCCGAGAGGAAGCACGACAACTGAGAATCAAATTAGACAGTGTTGCAAAAGAACTGagtatgcttaaaaaaataaatcaagatttAGTAAGTGAGAAGGAAAATGTAGAAAATGTAGCTACTTGCAAAACAGAATTCAGTTGCCCAGAATTATCTTATATTAAAAAAGACCTAAACCAGTTAACATTTCTGGAACAAGAACCTCGGGAAGTACTGAGCAAAACCAACAGGATTCTTGGAGCAGAAGACACGAAGAAG gaTGTAAACTTAATCAAAGATGAAGGCAATCACAGTAAAAAAATCACTCCAAAGCCTCCTGATTCCTTTTTCAATGGAATTCCAAGCATCTCTTTGGAGGAACCTGAAAAAAGTTTGGATAATTCAGCTAAGACAATAGAGAATGATTTAATATATGTTTTGCGCTCGCATTTGGCAGAGATGCAGAAAATCTTACAGAAGGAAAGAGA aATGAATgtttttctggaaaaagaaatggaaaagacagaaaatgaattatttctttgGAAATGGAAATATGAAGAACTGAGACAAACTAAGCTGGAAAGCCTGAAACAG CTGCAGGAAGAAGCAAACAGGCTGGGCAGGCCCAGGGAAGACAAAGGGGAGACTAAGAGGACATTCCCAGGGTCCCCAGAG ATCACCTGA